In a single window of the Terrirubrum flagellatum genome:
- a CDS encoding Crp/Fnr family transcriptional regulator, whose product MTQDSGVACGVKRVPCSECALRQLPIFTKVSPEELATIANIKREDRLVKAGETIVRPGEENAELFTLYRGWAFRYRTLSDSRRQILHFALPGDLIGLQSALFEAAQYGVEALTDIHLCVLPRREVWKLFGAMPQLAFDLTWLGAREESLVDEGMLTVGRRTADERVASLLIGLFKRARALGLATGNIVNLPLTQQHIADALGLSLVHTNKTLSRLRRYGLYARKGTQFEMLNIRALERLSEFADRELRPRPLM is encoded by the coding sequence ATGACGCAGGATTCGGGGGTGGCGTGTGGCGTGAAGCGCGTGCCCTGCTCGGAATGCGCCCTGAGACAGTTGCCGATCTTCACCAAGGTCAGCCCTGAGGAATTGGCGACAATCGCCAACATCAAGCGCGAGGATCGGCTTGTGAAGGCGGGCGAAACCATCGTCCGTCCGGGCGAGGAAAACGCCGAACTGTTCACGCTCTATCGCGGCTGGGCCTTCCGTTATCGCACCCTCTCAGACAGCCGCCGGCAAATTCTCCATTTTGCGCTGCCGGGCGATCTGATCGGCCTGCAATCCGCGCTGTTCGAAGCGGCGCAATATGGCGTCGAAGCGCTGACGGACATACATCTCTGCGTCCTGCCGCGCAGGGAAGTATGGAAACTGTTCGGCGCCATGCCGCAGCTCGCCTTCGATCTGACCTGGCTCGGCGCGCGCGAAGAGTCGCTGGTCGATGAAGGCATGCTCACCGTCGGCCGTCGCACGGCGGATGAACGTGTCGCGTCCCTGCTCATCGGTCTCTTCAAGCGGGCCCGCGCGCTTGGCCTCGCGACAGGCAACATTGTCAATTTGCCTCTGACTCAGCAGCATATCGCGGACGCGCTCGGCCTTTCCCTCGTGCACACCAACAAGACCCTGTCGCGGCTGAGACGTTACGGGCTTTACGCGCGGAAGGGCACGCAGTTCGAAATGCTGAATATCAGGGCGCTCGAACGCCTGTCCGAATTCGCCGACCGTGAATTGCGCCCGCGCCCCTTGATGTAA